The DNA sequence GACGTACAGGAAGCCTTCTGCTTCCTTGGCGATCATAGCGATCCGTTCCGCAGAGGAAGGGGCCACCATGGAAATGTAGGTGATGCCATGTTCCCGGCAAACTTCCTGGATGAAGCCCTTCTCCTCGAACGGAACATCCGGGATGATGACGCCGTCGACGCCGGTCTCTTTGCAGCGCGCCATGAATTTATCGATGCCGTAGACGAACACCGGGTTGATGTAGGTCATGAAGACGAAAGGCGTAGCGATTTCGGCCCGCAATTCAACGACCATCCGGAAAATATCGTCCGTATTGATGCCGTTCGCCAAAGCCCGCTCATCCGCTTTTTGGATGGCAGGACCTTCCGCAACCGGATCGGAGAACGGGATGCCGATTTCGACGATGTCCGCTCCGTTCGCAACGATTTCCCTGATCAGTTCCTTTGTGGTCTCCAAGTCTGGATCCCCCGCCGTCACGAAAGGTATGAATGCCTTGTGCTTGAAGGCAGCTGTGATTTTATTCATGGATGTCCACTCCCTTGTATCTTGCGATTGCTGCGACGTCCTTGTCGCCACGGCCCGACAAACAGATGACGATGATTTTTTCCGGATCCAACGTCGGCGCCAAATCCATGGCGTGCGCAATCGCATGCGAACTTTCGATGGCCGGGATGATCCCTTCCATCCGCGACAGGTATTCGAAGGCAGCGACAGCTTCGTCATCCGTCACCGAAACATACTCGGCGCGGCCGCGGTCATAAAGATCAGCATGCTCGGGCCCGATGCCCGGATAGTCCAAACCTGCCGAAATCGAATAAACAGGAGCAATCTGGCCGTATTCATCCTGGCAGAAATAGGATTTCATGCCGTGGAAAATGCCCGGGGTACCGGTCGCGATCGTCGCAGCCGTATCTTGCGTGTGGATGCCTCTGCCAGCAGCTTCACAGCCGATCAGCCGCACGCTTTCGTCGCCGATGAAGTCATAGAAAGTCCCGATTGCATTCGAACCGCCGCCGACGCAGGCCATCACGACATCCGGCAGCTTGTCTTCCGCTTGGGCCAATTGGGCTTTGGTTTCTTCCCCGATGATCTTCTGGAAATCGCGGACCATAGTCGGGAATGGATGCGGCCCCATGACCGATCCGATGCAGTAATGCGATTCTTCAAACGTCGAAGCCCAATCCTTCATCGCTTCGTTGACCGCATCCTTGAGGGTCGCGGTGCCGCTCGTCACGGGAATCACTTTCGTGCCCAATAATTCCATCCGGAACACGTTCAATGCTTGACGCTGGGTGTCCTCTTCGCCCATGTAGACGACGCACTCCATGTCCAGAAGTGCAGCCGCTGTGGCGGTCGCCACGCCATGCTGGCCGGCGCCGGTCTCTGCGATGATCCGTTTCTTGCCCATCTTCTTGGCCAACAATACTTGACCGAGCGCGTTGTTGATCTTATGCGAGCCCGTGTGGTTCAGGTCTTCGCGTTTCAGGTAGATTTTCGCCCCGCCGAGGTTCTTCGTCATTTTTTCCGCGAAATAAAGGCGGGATGGCCTGCCTGCATAGTTGTCCAACAGATTGTTCAATTCTTTTTTGAATTCCGGATCCTCACTGAATCGGAAAAAAGCTTCCGACAGTTCCAAGCAAGCGTTCATCAAGGTTTCGGGAATGAACTGTCCCCCATGTGCTCCAAAATAACTTTTCATTTTATTGACCTCCAATGATTTCCATTACTGACCTTATTTTTTTAAAATCCTTCACACCGTCAGTTTCGACGCCGCTCGAGATGTCCACTGCGTATGGCTGCACCTGTTTGATGGCCGCTTCGAGGTTTCCCGCATGCAGGCCTCCCGCCAGGAAGAATGGGTGTTTTGCTTCCTTCAGCAAATCCCAGTTGAATGTCTTTCCGGTCCCGCCGGCCACGCCGCTTTGGTATGTGTCATAGAGGAGGATATCGGCAGCGTATTCCTTCTTGACATCGGCAGCGTCCTTGACCGCGACCGCTTTGATGATCGGAAGCGTGATCCGCTTGCCCAACTCTTCTATATAAGTGTTATCCTCATCGCCGTGGAGCTGCACGATTTGGATCGCTCGGCTTTCCACAATGGTGACGATGTTTTCGATCGGTTCGTTGACGAAAACGCCGACTGCCGGGATGGCTTCGTCCAGAGCTGCCCTGATCTTCAGCGCCTGCTCCAACGAAATCTGGCGCTTGCTGGGGGCGAAAATGAAGCCCGCAAAATCTGGGCGCAGCTCGTTCAGCATTTCGGCATCCTCGACGCGCTTCAGGCCGCAGATCTTCACTTTGACCATCAGCCGATTCCCCGCAGGCGATCCAGCATGCCTTTTTTATCCGGTGAGACCATCATCGTTTCGCCGATCAGTATGGCATCGACGTTGCCCTCTTCCAATTCGATGACTTGCTGCCTTTCCGAAATGCCGCTTTCGGCCACGAAAAGGATATCATCCGGCACCAGTGCGCGCAGCCTGATGGATTGTTGGATGTCCACTTTGAAAGTCTTCAAGTCTCTGTTGTTTACGCCGATCATTTTCGGGTTCGTCCGTAACGCTTTCAGGAGTTCTTCTTCGGTGTGGGCCTCCACCAATGCCGAAAGCCCCAGATCGCGGGCCAATCGTTGGAAGGCATCCAATTCTTCTTCCGTCAGGATGGTCGCTATCAACAGCACGGCATCCGCGCCGATGACCTTCGCCTCATAGATCTGGTAGGCATCGATGATGAAATCTTTCCGTATGACCGGAAGCGATACGGCCTGTTTTATTTCCGTCAGGAAGCGGTTTTCGCCTTGGAAAAAATCGGGCTCCGTCAATACCGAAATCGCGGATGCGCCTGCTTCTTCGTAGGCCTTGGCGATCTCGAGGTAAGGGAAGTCCTCCGCGATCACGCCTTTCGAAGGGGACGCCTTCTTGCATTCGCAGATGAAGCGGATCCCTTCGCCGGTCAGCGCCTTTTCGAACGGGAAATCCTGATTGATCGGCAATACCAAGGCGGCTTGTTTCATTTCTTCCAGCGGGATGGCCTGTTTGGCTTTTTCCACGCGTATTTTTGTCGCTGCTATGATGTCATCCAATATCATTTTGTCGCCTCCTGTGATACCTTGATGAATTGCTCCAGTTTTTTCAAAGCCGCTCCGCTGTCGATCAATTCGGCGGCGCGTTTGATGCCGTCAGCGATCGTATAATCGTCGTTGGCCAGATAAATGGCCATGCCGGCGTTCAATAGTACGGTATCGCGCTTCGGTCCTTTTTCGCCACTTAGGATAGCCAAGGCGATTGCGGCATTCTCAGCTGGTTCTCCGCCCACCAGATCTTCGCTCGTGCAGTACTCGAAACCATAGTCTTTCGGATCGAATGTGAAGTGGGTGACCTTGCCGTCGCGGAGCTCCGCGACTTCCGATGTTGTGGTCAAAGTGATTTCATCCAGACCGTCATTTCCGCCGAATACCAATGCTCGTTCCATATGTAATTGGTTCAGCACTTCAGCCATCGTGTCCACCAATGCGACATCATACACGCCGAGCAATTGCATGTTCGCATTGGCAGGGTTCGCCAGTGGCCCAAGAACGTTGAAAATCGTCCGGACACCCATTTCTTTCCTGACGGGTGCAGCATGTTTCATCGATGGATGGTATTTCTGGGCATACATGAAGCACATCCCGATTTCTTCCAACATCGCTTCGCTGTGTTGCGCGCTGGCTTCGATGTTCACACCTAATGCTTCCAGCACATCCGCGCTGCCGCATTTGCTTGAGGAGCTGCGGTTGCCATGCTTCGCCACCGGGATCCCTGCAGCTGCGATGACAAAGGATGAGACGGTTGAGATGTTGAAAGTGAAGGATTGATCGCCGCCGGTTCCGACGATGTCCAATGCCGTTGTTTTCGTCTGCACCTTATTTGAAAAATCCCGCATCACTTCAGCGGAAGCGCTGATTTCTCCGGCCGTCTCGCCTTTCATCCGCATAGCAGTCAGGTAAGATGCGATCTGGACCGGACTGGCTTGACCGCTCATGATCTGGTGCATGATGGTCTTCGTCAATTGCGGGGAAAGTTCTTCTTTTTTCACTAGTTTATCGATAGCGGCTTTCATGCTGTCTTGCGGGAGAATTTCTTCGGTCTGTTTCGTCTCTTTTATCTCTAGCATTTCATTCACCTCATCATTTTTTGTGCTGTTGCATTTAGCCTTGCATCATTGCTGGAAGCTTTTTGAGCTTCGCCAGTATCGGTTAAAGGTCGTTGTGGCTGTATCCATTTTTATCTTCATCTTTCCTTCCGCTCGCTTCCTGATTCTTGTGAAAAATACGTCCGAGAGTATAAAAAAAGCCCTTGTCCCCCTTTAAAGGGACAAGAGCTTGTATTCTCCTGCGATACCACCCAAATTGACGATAATAATCGCCCACTCGTTCACATACCAACATATGTGCCTGTCTGTTAACGGACCAGGTTCCCCGTTTGCCCCTACTCTTTTCAAGGCAACCCTCTCAAGTCCATTCGGCATCCCCTTCGCTATCGCACTCTCACTGGCGGCGACTCTCTGGAAACAAGGTATGATGCGTACTCCTCTTGATTATCGGTTTTATTAGATGGAAATGATTTTTCTAACGTTTTCTTAATGTTGGGATTATTTTAACGCATCGCTATCCTTCCGTCAACTGTTTTATTTAAAAAAATCGGCAAGCCTGAATATTTCCAGCCCTGGCGCGATTTTGGTAGAATGGAGACAAATCAACTTCGAAAGGATGCGTTCCGACTGACACAATCCGACAAACTTTACTCGATGGCTCCTGTCATCGATCCGCATGCCAAGGTCCTGATTCTGGGATCGATGCCCGGCGCGAAGTCGCTGGAAGCACAGCACTACTACGGGAATCCCAGGAACCATTTCTGGGAAATCATTTTCTCCCTGCTCGGGGAAGAGGATCCGGTCACCTATGAGGACCGCCTTTCACTGCTGAAAAAGCATCATGTCGCCCTCTGGGATGTCATCCACTCCTGTTACCGTGAAGGCAGCCTCGATTCGGCCATCAAAGAGGAACACCCGAATGATCTGGACAGCCTCCTGCACAATCATTCCCAGATCAGGGCCATCGCCTTCAACGGTGGAAAAGCTTACCGCAGCTACAAAAAGCATTTCGGACTGGATGAGGACTCCGGCTTGGTTTACCTGCCGCTCCCCTCGACCAGCCCGATGCGCGGCAAACATGTCAAAACACTGCCCGAGAAACTGGAAGCCTGGTCAGTGTTGGCGGAATATCTTTGATTCAGACGGAAGTTGTCCGAT is a window from the uncultured Trichococcus sp. genome containing:
- the trpA gene encoding tryptophan synthase subunit alpha yields the protein MNKITAAFKHKAFIPFVTAGDPDLETTKELIREIVANGADIVEIGIPFSDPVAEGPAIQKADERALANGINTDDIFRMVVELRAEIATPFVFMTYINPVFVYGIDKFMARCKETGVDGVIIPDVPFEEKGFIQEVCREHGITYISMVAPSSAERIAMIAKEAEGFLYVVSSLGVTGVRSDITTDIGSILAEIRKISDIPCAIGFGISNAQQAKAMSEVGDGVIIGSAIINIMEKYGKDSPKPVGAFVAEMVGAIRSGN
- the trpB gene encoding tryptophan synthase subunit beta, yielding MKSYFGAHGGQFIPETLMNACLELSEAFFRFSEDPEFKKELNNLLDNYAGRPSRLYFAEKMTKNLGGAKIYLKREDLNHTGSHKINNALGQVLLAKKMGKKRIIAETGAGQHGVATATAAALLDMECVVYMGEEDTQRQALNVFRMELLGTKVIPVTSGTATLKDAVNEAMKDWASTFEESHYCIGSVMGPHPFPTMVRDFQKIIGEETKAQLAQAEDKLPDVVMACVGGGSNAIGTFYDFIGDESVRLIGCEAAGRGIHTQDTAATIATGTPGIFHGMKSYFCQDEYGQIAPVYSISAGLDYPGIGPEHADLYDRGRAEYVSVTDDEAVAAFEYLSRMEGIIPAIESSHAIAHAMDLAPTLDPEKIIVICLSGRGDKDVAAIARYKGVDIHE
- a CDS encoding phosphoribosylanthranilate isomerase, coding for MVKVKICGLKRVEDAEMLNELRPDFAGFIFAPSKRQISLEQALKIRAALDEAIPAVGVFVNEPIENIVTIVESRAIQIVQLHGDEDNTYIEELGKRITLPIIKAVAVKDAADVKKEYAADILLYDTYQSGVAGGTGKTFNWDLLKEAKHPFFLAGGLHAGNLEAAIKQVQPYAVDISSGVETDGVKDFKKIRSVMEIIGGQ
- the trpC gene encoding indole-3-glycerol phosphate synthase TrpC, which codes for MILDDIIAATKIRVEKAKQAIPLEEMKQAALVLPINQDFPFEKALTGEGIRFICECKKASPSKGVIAEDFPYLEIAKAYEEAGASAISVLTEPDFFQGENRFLTEIKQAVSLPVIRKDFIIDAYQIYEAKVIGADAVLLIATILTEEELDAFQRLARDLGLSALVEAHTEEELLKALRTNPKMIGVNNRDLKTFKVDIQQSIRLRALVPDDILFVAESGISERQQVIELEEGNVDAILIGETMMVSPDKKGMLDRLRGIG
- the trpD gene encoding anthranilate phosphoribosyltransferase, which encodes MLEIKETKQTEEILPQDSMKAAIDKLVKKEELSPQLTKTIMHQIMSGQASPVQIASYLTAMRMKGETAGEISASAEVMRDFSNKVQTKTTALDIVGTGGDQSFTFNISTVSSFVIAAAGIPVAKHGNRSSSSKCGSADVLEALGVNIEASAQHSEAMLEEIGMCFMYAQKYHPSMKHAAPVRKEMGVRTIFNVLGPLANPANANMQLLGVYDVALVDTMAEVLNQLHMERALVFGGNDGLDEITLTTTSEVAELRDGKVTHFTFDPKDYGFEYCTSEDLVGGEPAENAAIALAILSGEKGPKRDTVLLNAGMAIYLANDDYTIADGIKRAAELIDSGAALKKLEQFIKVSQEATK
- a CDS encoding DNA-deoxyinosine glycosylase; the protein is METNQLRKDAFRLTQSDKLYSMAPVIDPHAKVLILGSMPGAKSLEAQHYYGNPRNHFWEIIFSLLGEEDPVTYEDRLSLLKKHHVALWDVIHSCYREGSLDSAIKEEHPNDLDSLLHNHSQIRAIAFNGGKAYRSYKKHFGLDEDSGLVYLPLPSTSPMRGKHVKTLPEKLEAWSVLAEYL